A genomic region of Gemmatimonadales bacterium contains the following coding sequences:
- a CDS encoding glycosyltransferase, whose protein sequence is MFAGVTAVLVAKFNERYHRTGGALIRALESLGVTAVPCEERTGTVERLTGRSLGSRLRRLLVAHRPDLVIVFKGGLLEPEVIDSLRSVSSARWANWFPDSPHLLDLSLRIGRAYDRCFIFDTSMVARHLDAGHQAEYLAEGCEPEYHRPLPDPAWPHSGIAFVGSREPLRAQALESVADLGLNAWGPDMPRGPLYGDDFIKAFSNADIALNIHQFFGEPAAQGRYGTGANRRVFEIAGIGTVQLVDAKADIARSFVPDEEVVLFRSSAELRDRALDLLAEPARRAEIAARARARALREHTWRHRLEILITRTLS, encoded by the coding sequence ATGTTCGCAGGTGTCACGGCCGTGCTCGTGGCCAAGTTCAACGAGCGATACCATCGCACCGGCGGAGCGCTGATTCGTGCCCTCGAGTCCCTGGGGGTCACTGCGGTACCCTGTGAGGAACGGACCGGTACCGTCGAACGCCTGACCGGGCGGTCTCTTGGTAGCCGGCTCCGGCGCCTGCTCGTTGCGCATCGACCCGACCTCGTCATCGTTTTCAAGGGCGGCTTGCTGGAGCCCGAGGTGATCGATTCGCTTCGCAGCGTCTCGTCGGCACGCTGGGCCAACTGGTTTCCCGACAGCCCCCATCTGCTCGATCTGTCGCTTCGGATCGGGCGCGCCTACGATCGCTGCTTCATCTTCGACACCTCGATGGTCGCCAGGCATCTCGACGCCGGTCACCAGGCGGAGTATCTGGCCGAGGGGTGCGAGCCGGAGTATCACCGGCCTCTGCCCGATCCGGCCTGGCCGCATTCCGGCATCGCGTTCGTGGGTTCCCGCGAACCGCTTCGGGCGCAGGCGCTCGAGTCGGTTGCTGACTTGGGGCTCAATGCCTGGGGCCCCGACATGCCGCGTGGTCCGCTCTACGGCGATGACTTCATCAAGGCGTTCTCGAACGCCGACATTGCGCTCAACATCCACCAGTTCTTCGGAGAACCTGCTGCGCAGGGCCGCTACGGTACCGGGGCCAATCGGCGGGTCTTCGAGATTGCGGGTATCGGTACGGTCCAACTGGTCGATGCCAAGGCCGACATCGCTCGGAGCTTCGTACCTGACGAGGAAGTCGTTCTGTTTCGGTCGTCGGCGGAGTTGCGGGATCGGGCCCTGGATTTGCTGGCCGAGCCGGCTCGTCGGGCTGAAATCGCGGCCCGGGCCCGCGCACGGGCACTGCGCGAGCACACCTGGCGGCATCGTCTCGAGATCTTGATCACGCGCACGCTGTCATGA
- a CDS encoding glycosyltransferase: protein MTAPSVLLIAPFDDGEFAHSNQRARALERIGCDVSTFDLRRRSGFLGFLGGSDLRSRILKAIDAAEADAVVVVGGYDLSEAMVDTIRRESGRPIVNWFPDDLGRIDEVLASGRAYDHVFVVGSDVAAAYERVVGSAPEVLPHAADPSVYRPMRTKDQYRANVVFAGAATPARERYLAELVECGLALWGPGWRRTALRDYCRGEARTTAEYVRAYGGASVAVNLHHDIGSRDAATCNQRVFEIAAMGLPQVVDARADLPHYLEPDREVVTFSTPKELKERVKELLQAPPLGDELGAAARRKLLARHTHMHRAPRLLDALGVRVPRQGGQASAPVDD from the coding sequence GTGACCGCACCTTCGGTCCTGCTGATTGCACCGTTCGACGACGGCGAATTTGCCCACTCGAACCAGCGAGCGCGGGCGTTGGAGCGGATCGGCTGCGATGTCAGCACCTTCGACCTTCGGCGCCGGAGCGGCTTCCTCGGCTTTCTGGGCGGCAGCGACCTGCGAAGCCGGATCCTGAAGGCGATCGACGCTGCGGAGGCCGACGCCGTGGTCGTCGTCGGAGGCTACGATCTCTCCGAGGCGATGGTCGACACGATCCGACGTGAGTCGGGCCGGCCCATCGTCAACTGGTTTCCGGATGATCTGGGGCGGATCGACGAGGTCCTCGCCAGCGGCCGCGCCTATGACCATGTCTTCGTCGTCGGATCCGACGTTGCGGCGGCGTATGAGCGCGTCGTTGGTTCCGCCCCTGAGGTGTTGCCGCACGCAGCCGATCCTTCGGTCTATCGGCCGATGCGCACCAAGGATCAGTATCGGGCCAACGTCGTCTTTGCCGGGGCGGCAACGCCAGCTCGGGAGCGGTACCTCGCCGAGCTGGTCGAGTGCGGTTTGGCGCTCTGGGGACCAGGCTGGCGTCGCACCGCACTGCGCGACTACTGCCGCGGTGAAGCACGGACGACGGCTGAGTATGTCCGCGCGTACGGTGGCGCGTCGGTGGCCGTGAACCTGCACCACGACATCGGGAGTCGTGATGCGGCCACCTGCAACCAGCGAGTCTTCGAGATTGCGGCAATGGGCCTGCCTCAGGTCGTCGATGCTCGCGCCGACCTGCCCCACTATCTGGAACCAGACCGGGAAGTCGTGACGTTCAGCACGCCCAAGGAGCTCAAAGAGCGGGTCAAGGAGCTGCTCCAGGCGCCGCCGCTCGGTGACGAACTCGGCGCGGCCGCACGACGGAAGTTGCTTGCCAGGCATACCCATATGCACCGGGCCCCTCGCCTTCTCGATGCCCTTGGGGTCCGGGTGCCTCGCCAGGGTGGACAGGCGTCAGCTCCGGTCGACGACTGA
- a CDS encoding ABC transporter ATP-binding protein — MQRNVAKRLFQVARPYWGLFGLGLGATLVASVLDGATIVILIPLLKTLFGTAGALAPGSTELEAITSRLLEPLIGGADRATAGTRLVILLLAGLVLKNFFTYAASQLSVAVQEGLVRDLRVKLYRHLLSIDLGFFQRTRQGQLISGVISDADQSKQAVTAALASFFQNLVLILVSLWILAGISWRLTALTLAAAPILVIGIQQLLRRLRRHAGEFAEERGLLTSTVTERLGAIKLIRGYGAEGYEVDTFAEQADRYRKRYIRTQRFSSLSHPVSEIFGGFVIILIIWAAANPAVIGAELSPEVTIGFLVIALKMMAPIKALSQFPTVMAIALASAERVFAWLDRPATETDASGAREAGFERELVFDRVGFRYDRDTVLDEVSFVVPKGHVVAVVGPSGAGKTTLLELVARFHDPTAGAIRLDGVPLTELSRASLRGLIGLVSQETVVLNDTVHANIAYGRPGATREQVEQAARAANALEFIQSLPQGFDTLLGERGTRLSGGQRQRIAIARALLRDPPILILDEATSALDTESERLVQEAIDRLMQDRTVLVVAHRLATVQHADEILVLDGGRIIERGTHLALLANGGLYRRLHDLQFRSVEELA; from the coding sequence ATGCAGCGGAATGTCGCGAAACGCCTCTTTCAGGTCGCTCGGCCGTACTGGGGTTTGTTCGGTCTTGGCCTTGGCGCCACCCTGGTGGCATCGGTGCTCGACGGCGCCACGATCGTCATTCTGATACCGCTGCTCAAGACGCTGTTTGGCACGGCGGGAGCCCTGGCGCCCGGCAGCACCGAACTCGAAGCCATTACCAGCCGATTGCTCGAACCCCTGATCGGCGGGGCCGACCGGGCCACGGCAGGCACCCGCCTGGTCATCTTGCTGCTGGCCGGCCTCGTGCTCAAGAATTTCTTCACGTACGCAGCGTCACAGCTCTCGGTCGCGGTTCAGGAAGGCCTGGTTCGCGACCTTCGGGTCAAGCTCTACCGCCACCTCCTGTCCATCGATCTCGGCTTCTTTCAGCGGACCCGCCAGGGACAGCTCATTTCGGGCGTGATCTCGGATGCCGACCAGAGCAAGCAGGCGGTCACGGCCGCGCTGGCGTCGTTCTTTCAGAATCTGGTGCTGATTCTGGTTTCGCTCTGGATCCTGGCCGGAATCTCATGGCGGCTGACGGCTCTGACGCTCGCGGCGGCGCCGATCCTGGTCATCGGGATCCAACAGTTGCTGCGCCGGCTCAGGCGCCACGCGGGTGAGTTTGCCGAGGAGCGGGGTCTCCTGACCTCGACGGTGACCGAGCGGCTGGGTGCCATCAAGCTGATTCGCGGGTACGGCGCCGAGGGGTATGAAGTCGACACCTTCGCGGAGCAGGCCGATCGGTATCGGAAGCGCTACATCCGCACCCAACGGTTCTCGTCGCTCAGCCATCCGGTCAGCGAAATCTTCGGCGGGTTCGTCATCATCCTGATCATCTGGGCTGCGGCCAACCCGGCCGTCATCGGCGCCGAGTTGAGTCCCGAGGTCACGATCGGCTTTCTCGTCATTGCACTCAAGATGATGGCGCCGATCAAAGCGCTCTCGCAGTTCCCCACGGTCATGGCAATTGCGCTGGCCAGTGCGGAGCGCGTCTTTGCCTGGCTCGACCGCCCCGCTACGGAAACCGATGCGTCCGGGGCGCGCGAGGCGGGCTTCGAACGCGAGCTCGTTTTCGATCGAGTCGGCTTCCGTTACGATCGGGATACCGTGCTCGACGAGGTCTCGTTCGTCGTTCCCAAGGGCCATGTGGTGGCGGTGGTCGGTCCCTCGGGGGCGGGTAAGACGACCTTGCTCGAACTGGTTGCCCGGTTCCACGATCCGACCGCAGGCGCCATCCGGCTCGACGGGGTGCCGCTCACGGAGCTGAGCCGGGCTTCGTTGCGCGGTCTGATCGGCCTGGTGAGTCAGGAAACGGTCGTCCTCAACGATACGGTGCACGCCAACATTGCCTATGGTCGACCCGGTGCCACCCGAGAGCAGGTCGAGCAGGCCGCGCGCGCAGCCAATGCACTGGAGTTCATTCAGTCCTTGCCGCAGGGGTTCGACACCCTGCTTGGTGAGCGGGGTACCCGGCTCTCGGGCGGACAACGTCAGCGGATTGCGATTGCGCGGGCCCTGCTGCGCGACCCGCCGATTCTGATTCTCGACGAAGCCACCAGCGCCCTCGATACCGAGTCCGAGCGGCTGGTCCAGGAAGCGATCGACCGCCTGATGCAGGACCGGACGGTGCTGGTGGTTGCGCACCGGCTTGCGACCGTGCAACATGCGGATGAGATCCTCGTCCTGGATGGGGGCCGGATCATCGAGCGGGGCACCCACCTCGCTCTCCTCGCCAACGGCGGGCTCTATCGCCGGTTGCACGACCTGCAATTCCGATCCGTGGAGGAGCTTGCGTGA
- the waaF gene encoding lipopolysaccharide heptosyltransferase II has product MAPRILVVRMSSLGDILLTTPLLRALRTRHPDAWISYVTKTVFTPLLADNPRIDELIPYDPGQPLSVLVDRLKAGVYTHRLDLHGSLRSRALRLRVPGTWRGYPKHRLARTLLIRTKRNVYRDPRPVVERYFDAARDLDVQPDGKPLEFFIRREMLDQAADFLSHHSLGQDRSLVAVCPGAQHATKRWPVRHWQDLVTRLTARGYDVVVLGGPAEREIGEEIAAAGAERAASAAGRFEIGVSAALLKRSARAVSGDSGLLHLATAVGTPLVGLYGPTVRPFGFYPYQARATALELPLDCRPCSKMGGPVCPLGHHRCLVDIAPDQVFEAVRKVPR; this is encoded by the coding sequence GTGGCTCCTCGCATTCTCGTGGTTCGGATGAGCTCTCTGGGCGACATCCTGCTCACCACTCCCCTGCTCCGCGCCCTCCGGACCCGCCATCCGGACGCCTGGATCAGCTATGTGACCAAGACGGTCTTCACGCCGCTCCTGGCCGACAACCCGCGGATCGACGAGCTGATACCCTACGATCCGGGTCAGCCCCTGAGCGTCCTGGTCGATCGCCTCAAGGCGGGCGTGTACACGCATCGGCTGGATCTCCACGGCAGTTTGCGGAGTCGGGCTCTCCGGCTTCGCGTGCCGGGCACCTGGCGGGGTTATCCCAAGCATCGCCTGGCCCGGACCCTTCTGATCCGGACCAAGCGGAACGTCTACCGGGACCCGCGACCCGTGGTGGAGCGGTACTTCGATGCCGCTCGCGACCTGGACGTTCAGCCGGACGGCAAGCCGCTCGAGTTCTTCATTCGTCGGGAAATGCTCGACCAGGCCGCTGACTTCCTGAGTCACCACAGCCTGGGCCAGGATCGGAGTCTGGTTGCCGTCTGCCCGGGCGCACAGCACGCAACCAAGCGCTGGCCCGTACGCCACTGGCAGGACCTGGTGACACGGCTGACGGCTCGCGGCTACGATGTCGTCGTCCTCGGCGGCCCGGCCGAGCGCGAGATCGGCGAGGAGATCGCAGCTGCTGGCGCCGAACGCGCAGCCAGCGCTGCGGGGAGGTTCGAGATCGGCGTTTCGGCCGCCCTGCTCAAGCGATCGGCGCGCGCCGTCAGCGGCGATTCAGGCCTGCTCCACCTCGCCACCGCAGTCGGCACTCCGTTGGTCGGCCTGTATGGCCCGACGGTCCGTCCCTTTGGGTTCTACCCCTACCAGGCCAGGGCCACCGCGCTCGAGTTGCCGCTCGACTGCCGGCCCTGCAGCAAGATGGGCGGACCGGTCTGCCCCCTGGGCCATCACCGGTGCCTGGTCGACATTGCGCCAGACCAGGTATTCGAAGCTGTTCGCAAGGTGCCCCGGTGA